Proteins from a genomic interval of Osmia bicornis bicornis chromosome 11, iOsmBic2.1, whole genome shotgun sequence:
- the LOC114872437 gene encoding nephrin-like isoform X2, whose protein sequence is MKEYEMKPSPMRLILIFFVFSTTAIVKGERAQYFRVRPTNSSVLEGNEVTIPCEVENRVGIVQWVKDGFAYVIQPSGEIVGHPRLRLIGDQNAGIYNLRITDASLTDDGEYQCQVGPYLRTKPIRANAHLTVISRPQKVEISNYPNKDKIEVKVGESRRVECVVRSAKPAATIVWYRGNVQIKGGDTSITPISIEGDKEVQKVGENKKELLKYDTHGSITIIPTADDNDMDYTCEANHPAIPIDMPLRATIKLSVFYPPGMPYIEGYTEGETVKRGQQLELTCRSRGGNPPAQIVWYRNDEKVSTRSRDERTFSENVLSIIAKAEDNKARYRCEVSNIMSVEPMKVHVDLTVLFAPSGVIITGPTEAKADEQVVITCATENSNPAADIKWTVDGHNFESNASRTEPAPQGGWITTSNVTFNISRTSRSIVVICAASNVKLTENVVRTHTITVIYPPSKLTITGYEEGTTIDAGTVLRLMCTAVSGNPLATLSWYKNDKKVPGTTRTRDHAVSSELTILVNASDNNARIRCEAANSATQIPLRKVLVLKVNFPPEKVKITREPQNLHAGQEGRIICESSSSNPAAEMSWWKGGIPVQGTKNGTKPGLHGGFLSFVELALDVTEEMNGEVYTCQARNNQMERSIHDATTLDVLYKPIFFPIVPYELIGMEGEPFVISVSAMGNPNDIKYTWTRDGLPLVSNNRRISVRGSTLNITKLDRHDAGTYICEAINEEGTTFYQLNLTVQYAAKIKRTSASGIVYPPGIEAKLFCEVDGSPIGDEYVTWQKVGSNSELSGRYSTSFINKTSYLHIENPDQEDVGEYQCKVNNGIGNITSEPILFVTNFKPQMMNTPLTRRAAANKGINVQLFCKARGSPLPRFTWTFDGKTLLPNVTEHKYGITHTDLSELISESSLTIFRVTSHDYGEYECRASNKMGQSTDTIYLDVTSPPDKPTDLEVYNVTHDSVTLMWKRGFDGGLPTSYQIRWREALDYEDRYHYVDVSPGVYKTTITGLSLGTYYVFSVKAINEKGDSGFLPDIVKVQTLREAPPTDVTSSEINSSYIIVIIITVSASVCLLIAAPIVFATLKSKKKAQRSGINKSQTADMYAPSTVNGDTMTGELSSVSDEKSDVNFDTNDYVDEGRKTAASTYLIDQTMQDFGKGNMEMQVHHQGTLGRRGNHIQPPMSMDSPPQRTTASGTLSGTSFCNVSKSSYIGNPSPAPPNDVNFYSVEIDNGRYMGYETNHSPIPVVSEPGSGSYYPSMSPTGHIMSSHVNSGTGTLTRSRTLPRPVPPPDVTVMTAGSKSPIPPSVPPPPTTFARSVPSNAHTHGHPLSTFTPTPAYSDIDGHLV, encoded by the exons CACGTCCTCAAAAAGTGGAGATTAGTAATTATCCGAACAAGGACAAGATCGAAGTAAAGGTGGGTGAATCTCGTCGTGTAGAATGCGTGGTTCGATCAGCGAAACCTGCTGCAACCATCGTATGGTATCGTGGGAACGTGCAGATCAAAGGGGGTGACACTTCGATCACACCGATCTCCATAGAGGGTG ACAAAGAAGTGCAAAAAGTGGGTGAAAACAAGAAGGAATTGCTGAAATACGACACCCATGGTTCCATTACCATCATACCTACCGCGGATGACAACGACATGGATTACACCTGCGAGGCAAATCATCCTGCGATACCTATCGACATGCCTTTGAGGGCCACTATCAAGCTCTCCGTTTTCT ACCCACCTGGTATGCCGTACATCGAGGGATACACGGAAGGGGAGACGGTCAAACGCGGACAACAGTTAGAGTTAACTTGCCGTTCCCGTGGCGGAAATCCGCCTGCGCAAATCGTCTGGTACAGAAACGACGAGAAGGTGTCCACCAGGTCTCGTGACGAGAGAACGTTCTCGGAGAACGTGTTGTCCATCATCGCCAAAGCGGAGGACAATAAAGCTCGGTACAGGTGTGAAGTGTCGAACATCATGAGCGTCGAACCCATGAAGGTGCACGTAGATTTAACCGTCTTAT TTGCCCCGTCCGGAGTGATCATCACAGGTCCGACCGAAGCAAAAGCAGACGAGCAGGTGGTGATCACTTGCGCGACAGAGAACTCGAATCCAGCGGCGGATATAAAATGGACCGTGGACGGTCACAATTTCGAAAGCAACGCTTCGAGAACGGAACCAGCCCCTCAAGGGGGATGGATCACAACGTCCAACGTAACGTTCAACATAAGCCGCACCAGTCGCAGTATTGTGGTGATATGCGCCGCCTCGAACGTCAAGCTGACGGAGAACGTCGTCAGAACGCACACCATAACCGTGATTT ATCCACCATCGAAATTGACCATCACTGGATACGAGGAAGGGACGACTATCGATGCTGGTACTGTGCTGAGGTTGATGTGTACAGCCGTGTCTGGCAATCCACTTGCTACCTTGAGTTGGTACAAGAATGATAAAAAG GTACCAGGAACCACCAGGACCCGAGACCATGCGGTTTCCAGCGAGCTGACGATACTCGTAAACGCTTCCGACAATAACGCTCGCATAAGATGCGAGGCAGCAAACTCGGCCACCCAAATTCCTCTGCGCAAAGTCCTCGTTCTAAAAGTGAACT TTCCACCAGAAAAAGTGAAGATCACTCGTGAGCCACAGAATCTACACGCGGGCCAAGAGGGTCGTATTATTTGCGAATCGAGCAGCAGTAATCCAGCGGCAGAGATGTCATGGTGGAAGGGTGGCATCCCCGTACAGGGAACCAAAAACGGCACTAAACCCGGCTTACACGGTGGATTTCTGTCGTTCGTCGAACTAGCGTTGGATGTGACGGAAGAAATGAACGGGGAAGTGTACACGTGTCAGGCGAGAAACAATCAAATGGAGAGGTCAATTCACGACGCCACCACCCTCGACGTGTTGT ACAAGCCGATATTCTTCCCGATAGTACCTTACGAATTAATTGGAATGGAAGGTGAACCATTCGTGATCTCTGTCTCCGCTATGGGAAATCCTAATGATATTAAGTACACGTGGACCAGAGATGGTTTACCATTGGTCAGCAACAATAGAAGGATATCCGTTCGTGGTTCTACGTTAAACATTACCAAACTGGACCGCCATGATGCTGGAACTTATATCTGTGAAGCGATTAACGAGGAGGGAACGACGTTTTATCAACTGAATTTAACTGTTCAAT ACGCGGCGAAAATTAAACGTACCTCGGCTTCGGGGATAGTATATCCTCCAGGAATCGAGGCGAAATTGTTCTGCGAAGTGGACGGTAGCCCCATAGGAGACGAGTACGTCACATGGCAGAAAGTTGGTTCGAACTCGGAGCTCTCCGGGCGATATTCCACCTCTTTTATCAACAAAACTTCCTATCTACACATCGAAAACCCTGATCAAGAAGACGTCGGAGAATATCAGTGCAAAGTTAACAATGGGATCGGTAACATTACCTCCGAGCCAATTCTATTCGTAACCAATT ttAAACCGCAAATGATGAATACACCGTTAACCAGGAGAGCAGCTGCTAACAAGGGTATAAACGTGCAACTATTTTGCAAAGCACGCGGTTCACCTTTGCCTCGATTTACTTGGACCTTCGATGGGAAAACTTTGTTACCAAACGTCACCGAGCACAAATATGGCATTACGCATACCGAT CTGAGCGAATTAATTTCTGAATCGTCATTGACCATTTTCCGTGTGACGTCGCACGATTACGGCGAATACGAGTGTCGTGCATCGAATAAAATGGGCCAATCGACTGATACCATATATTTGGACGTGACGTCGCCACCGGACAAACCGACCGATCTCGAGGTTTATAATGTCACTCACGATTCCGTCACTCTAATGTGGAAAAGAGGATTCGACGGAGGCTTACCGACATCTTATCAAATACGATGGAGAGAAGCCCTCGACTACGAGGATCGGTATCACTACGTGGATGTGTCACCGGGAGTATATAAAACCACGATAACAGGGCTGTCACTAGGGACTTACTATGTGTTCAGTGTGAAAGCCATTAACGAGAAAGGAGACAGTGGTTTCCTACCCGACATTGTCAAAGTCCAAACGTTAC GGGAGGCACCACCTACCGACGTGACATCCAGCGAGATTAATTCTTCCTACATCATCGTCATTATCATCACTGTTTCCGCCTCTGTATGCCTACTCATTGCTGCGCCCATAGTCTTTGCTACCTTAAAATCGAAAAAGAAGGCTCAACGTTCCG GAATAAACAAATCGCAGACAGCGGATATGTACGCACCGTCGACCGTCAATGGAGACACCATGACCGGTGAATTAAGTTCAGTTTCGGATGAGAAGAGCGACGTTAACTTCGACACTAATGATTACGTG GACGAGGGTAGGAAGACAGCAGCCAGCACGTATTTAATTGATCAAACTATGCAAGATTTTGGGAAGGGGAACATGGAAATGCAGGTACATCATCAAGGAACCCTTGGTCGTCGTGGCAACCACATTCAACCACCTATGAGCATGGATTCACCGCCCCAACGAACTACCGCCAGTGGAACGCTTTCCGGTACATCTTTTTGTAACG TTTCGAAATCAAGTTACATCGGAAACCCCAGTCCAGCCCCGCCGAACGACGTGAACTTCTACAGCGTGGAAATCGACAACGGGCGCTACATGGGGTACGAGACGAATCACAGCCCGATACCGGTGGTCAGCGAACCAGGTTCAGGCAGCTACTATCCATCCATGAGTCCCACGGGACACATCATGTCGAGTCACGTGAACAGCGGAACGGGAACACTGACGCGTAGCAGAACCCTGCCACGTCCAGTACCGCCGCCGGATGTGACAGTGATGACCGCCGGTTCGAAGTCGCCGATACCTCCGTCGGTACCACCGCCGCCAACCACCTTCGCACGTTCTGTACCCAGCAACGCGCATACCCATGGTCATCCATTGTCAACCTTCACCCCCACGCCAGCTTATTCCGATATCGACGGCCATCTTGTCTGA
- the LOC114872437 gene encoding nephrin-like isoform X3, with protein MKEYEMKPSPMRLILIFFVFSTTAIVKGERAQYFRVRPTNSSVLEGNEVTIPCEVENRVGIVQWVKDGFAYVIQPSGEIVGHPRLRLIGDQNAGIYNLRITDASLTDDGEYQCQVGPYLRTKPIRANAHLTVISRPQKVEISNYPNKDKIEVKVGESRRVECVVRSAKPAATIVWYRGNVQIKGGDTSITPISIEGDKEVQKVGENKKELLKYDTHGSITIIPTADDNDMDYTCEANHPAIPIDMPLRATIKLSVFYPPGMPYIEGYTEGETVKRGQQLELTCRSRGGNPPAQIVWYRNDEKVSTRSRDERTFSENVLSIIAKAEDNKARYRCEVSNIMSVEPMKVHVDLTVLFAPSGVIITGPTEAKADEQVVITCATENSNPAADIKWTVDGHNFESNASRTEPAPQGGWITTSNVTFNISRTSRSIVVICAASNVKLTENVVRTHTITVIYPPSKLTITGYEEGTTIDAGTVLRLMCTAVSGNPLATLSWYKNDKKVPGTTRTRDHAVSSELTILVNASDNNARIRCEAANSATQIPLRKVLVLKVNFPPEKVKITREPQNLHAGQEGRIICESSSSNPAAEMSWWKGGIPVQGTKNGTKPGLHGGFLSFVELALDVTEEMNGEVYTCQARNNQMERSIHDATTLDVLYKPIFFPIVPYELIGMEGEPFVISVSAMGNPNDIKYTWTRDGLPLVSNNRRISVRGSTLNITKLDRHDAGTYICEAINEEGTTFYQLNLTVQYAAKIKRTSASGIVYPPGIEAKLFCEVDGSPIGDEYVTWQKVGSNSELSGRYSTSFINKTSYLHIENPDQEDVGEYQCKVNNGIGNITSEPILFVTNFKPQMMNTPLTRRAAANKGINVQLFCKARGSPLPRFTWTFDGKTLLPNVTEHKYGITHTDLSELISESSLTIFRVTSHDYGEYECRASNKMGQSTDTIYLDVTSPPDKPTDLEVYNVTHDSVTLMWKRGFDGGLPTSYQIRWREALDYEDRYHYVDVSPGVYKTTITGLSLGTYYVFSVKAINEKGDSGFLPDIVKVQTLRPNNAENQPDVLLEKGDFTMNYIYTFAATSLIFFIINILVVVLWYIMRKRNKSRINKSQTADMYAPSTVNGDTMTGELSSVSDEKSDVNFDTNDYVDEGRKTAASTYLIDQTMQDFGKGNMEMQVHHQGTLGRRGNHIQPPMSMDSPPQRTTASGTLSVSKSSYIGNPSPAPPNDVNFYSVEIDNGRYMGYETNHSPIPVVSEPGSGSYYPSMSPTGHIMSSHVNSGTGTLTRSRTLPRPVPPPDVTVMTAGSKSPIPPSVPPPPTTFARSVPSNAHTHGHPLSTFTPTPAYSDIDGHLV; from the exons CACGTCCTCAAAAAGTGGAGATTAGTAATTATCCGAACAAGGACAAGATCGAAGTAAAGGTGGGTGAATCTCGTCGTGTAGAATGCGTGGTTCGATCAGCGAAACCTGCTGCAACCATCGTATGGTATCGTGGGAACGTGCAGATCAAAGGGGGTGACACTTCGATCACACCGATCTCCATAGAGGGTG ACAAAGAAGTGCAAAAAGTGGGTGAAAACAAGAAGGAATTGCTGAAATACGACACCCATGGTTCCATTACCATCATACCTACCGCGGATGACAACGACATGGATTACACCTGCGAGGCAAATCATCCTGCGATACCTATCGACATGCCTTTGAGGGCCACTATCAAGCTCTCCGTTTTCT ACCCACCTGGTATGCCGTACATCGAGGGATACACGGAAGGGGAGACGGTCAAACGCGGACAACAGTTAGAGTTAACTTGCCGTTCCCGTGGCGGAAATCCGCCTGCGCAAATCGTCTGGTACAGAAACGACGAGAAGGTGTCCACCAGGTCTCGTGACGAGAGAACGTTCTCGGAGAACGTGTTGTCCATCATCGCCAAAGCGGAGGACAATAAAGCTCGGTACAGGTGTGAAGTGTCGAACATCATGAGCGTCGAACCCATGAAGGTGCACGTAGATTTAACCGTCTTAT TTGCCCCGTCCGGAGTGATCATCACAGGTCCGACCGAAGCAAAAGCAGACGAGCAGGTGGTGATCACTTGCGCGACAGAGAACTCGAATCCAGCGGCGGATATAAAATGGACCGTGGACGGTCACAATTTCGAAAGCAACGCTTCGAGAACGGAACCAGCCCCTCAAGGGGGATGGATCACAACGTCCAACGTAACGTTCAACATAAGCCGCACCAGTCGCAGTATTGTGGTGATATGCGCCGCCTCGAACGTCAAGCTGACGGAGAACGTCGTCAGAACGCACACCATAACCGTGATTT ATCCACCATCGAAATTGACCATCACTGGATACGAGGAAGGGACGACTATCGATGCTGGTACTGTGCTGAGGTTGATGTGTACAGCCGTGTCTGGCAATCCACTTGCTACCTTGAGTTGGTACAAGAATGATAAAAAG GTACCAGGAACCACCAGGACCCGAGACCATGCGGTTTCCAGCGAGCTGACGATACTCGTAAACGCTTCCGACAATAACGCTCGCATAAGATGCGAGGCAGCAAACTCGGCCACCCAAATTCCTCTGCGCAAAGTCCTCGTTCTAAAAGTGAACT TTCCACCAGAAAAAGTGAAGATCACTCGTGAGCCACAGAATCTACACGCGGGCCAAGAGGGTCGTATTATTTGCGAATCGAGCAGCAGTAATCCAGCGGCAGAGATGTCATGGTGGAAGGGTGGCATCCCCGTACAGGGAACCAAAAACGGCACTAAACCCGGCTTACACGGTGGATTTCTGTCGTTCGTCGAACTAGCGTTGGATGTGACGGAAGAAATGAACGGGGAAGTGTACACGTGTCAGGCGAGAAACAATCAAATGGAGAGGTCAATTCACGACGCCACCACCCTCGACGTGTTGT ACAAGCCGATATTCTTCCCGATAGTACCTTACGAATTAATTGGAATGGAAGGTGAACCATTCGTGATCTCTGTCTCCGCTATGGGAAATCCTAATGATATTAAGTACACGTGGACCAGAGATGGTTTACCATTGGTCAGCAACAATAGAAGGATATCCGTTCGTGGTTCTACGTTAAACATTACCAAACTGGACCGCCATGATGCTGGAACTTATATCTGTGAAGCGATTAACGAGGAGGGAACGACGTTTTATCAACTGAATTTAACTGTTCAAT ACGCGGCGAAAATTAAACGTACCTCGGCTTCGGGGATAGTATATCCTCCAGGAATCGAGGCGAAATTGTTCTGCGAAGTGGACGGTAGCCCCATAGGAGACGAGTACGTCACATGGCAGAAAGTTGGTTCGAACTCGGAGCTCTCCGGGCGATATTCCACCTCTTTTATCAACAAAACTTCCTATCTACACATCGAAAACCCTGATCAAGAAGACGTCGGAGAATATCAGTGCAAAGTTAACAATGGGATCGGTAACATTACCTCCGAGCCAATTCTATTCGTAACCAATT ttAAACCGCAAATGATGAATACACCGTTAACCAGGAGAGCAGCTGCTAACAAGGGTATAAACGTGCAACTATTTTGCAAAGCACGCGGTTCACCTTTGCCTCGATTTACTTGGACCTTCGATGGGAAAACTTTGTTACCAAACGTCACCGAGCACAAATATGGCATTACGCATACCGAT CTGAGCGAATTAATTTCTGAATCGTCATTGACCATTTTCCGTGTGACGTCGCACGATTACGGCGAATACGAGTGTCGTGCATCGAATAAAATGGGCCAATCGACTGATACCATATATTTGGACGTGACGTCGCCACCGGACAAACCGACCGATCTCGAGGTTTATAATGTCACTCACGATTCCGTCACTCTAATGTGGAAAAGAGGATTCGACGGAGGCTTACCGACATCTTATCAAATACGATGGAGAGAAGCCCTCGACTACGAGGATCGGTATCACTACGTGGATGTGTCACCGGGAGTATATAAAACCACGATAACAGGGCTGTCACTAGGGACTTACTATGTGTTCAGTGTGAAAGCCATTAACGAGAAAGGAGACAGTGGTTTCCTACCCGACATTGTCAAAGTCCAAACGTTAC GACCGAATAACGCTGAGAACCAGCCGGACGTTCTCTTGGAAAAGGGGGATTTTACAATGAATTATATCTATACGTTTGCAGCAACATCCCTCAtcttttttatcattaatatCTTGGTCGTCGTGTTGTGGTACATTATGAGAAAACGAAATAAATCTA GAATAAACAAATCGCAGACAGCGGATATGTACGCACCGTCGACCGTCAATGGAGACACCATGACCGGTGAATTAAGTTCAGTTTCGGATGAGAAGAGCGACGTTAACTTCGACACTAATGATTACGTG GACGAGGGTAGGAAGACAGCAGCCAGCACGTATTTAATTGATCAAACTATGCAAGATTTTGGGAAGGGGAACATGGAAATGCAGGTACATCATCAAGGAACCCTTGGTCGTCGTGGCAACCACATTCAACCACCTATGAGCATGGATTCACCGCCCCAACGAACTACCGCCAGTGGAACGCTTTCCG TTTCGAAATCAAGTTACATCGGAAACCCCAGTCCAGCCCCGCCGAACGACGTGAACTTCTACAGCGTGGAAATCGACAACGGGCGCTACATGGGGTACGAGACGAATCACAGCCCGATACCGGTGGTCAGCGAACCAGGTTCAGGCAGCTACTATCCATCCATGAGTCCCACGGGACACATCATGTCGAGTCACGTGAACAGCGGAACGGGAACACTGACGCGTAGCAGAACCCTGCCACGTCCAGTACCGCCGCCGGATGTGACAGTGATGACCGCCGGTTCGAAGTCGCCGATACCTCCGTCGGTACCACCGCCGCCAACCACCTTCGCACGTTCTGTACCCAGCAACGCGCATACCCATGGTCATCCATTGTCAACCTTCACCCCCACGCCAGCTTATTCCGATATCGACGGCCATCTTGTCTGA
- the LOC114872437 gene encoding nephrin-like isoform X1, with protein sequence MKEYEMKPSPMRLILIFFVFSTTAIVKGERAQYFRVRPTNSSVLEGNEVTIPCEVENRVGIVQWVKDGFAYVIQPSGEIVGHPRLRLIGDQNAGIYNLRITDASLTDDGEYQCQVGPYLRTKPIRANAHLTVISRPQKVEISNYPNKDKIEVKVGESRRVECVVRSAKPAATIVWYRGNVQIKGGDTSITPISIEGDKEVQKVGENKKELLKYDTHGSITIIPTADDNDMDYTCEANHPAIPIDMPLRATIKLSVFYPPGMPYIEGYTEGETVKRGQQLELTCRSRGGNPPAQIVWYRNDEKVSTRSRDERTFSENVLSIIAKAEDNKARYRCEVSNIMSVEPMKVHVDLTVLFAPSGVIITGPTEAKADEQVVITCATENSNPAADIKWTVDGHNFESNASRTEPAPQGGWITTSNVTFNISRTSRSIVVICAASNVKLTENVVRTHTITVIYPPSKLTITGYEEGTTIDAGTVLRLMCTAVSGNPLATLSWYKNDKKVPGTTRTRDHAVSSELTILVNASDNNARIRCEAANSATQIPLRKVLVLKVNFPPEKVKITREPQNLHAGQEGRIICESSSSNPAAEMSWWKGGIPVQGTKNGTKPGLHGGFLSFVELALDVTEEMNGEVYTCQARNNQMERSIHDATTLDVLYKPIFFPIVPYELIGMEGEPFVISVSAMGNPNDIKYTWTRDGLPLVSNNRRISVRGSTLNITKLDRHDAGTYICEAINEEGTTFYQLNLTVQYAAKIKRTSASGIVYPPGIEAKLFCEVDGSPIGDEYVTWQKVGSNSELSGRYSTSFINKTSYLHIENPDQEDVGEYQCKVNNGIGNITSEPILFVTNFKPQMMNTPLTRRAAANKGINVQLFCKARGSPLPRFTWTFDGKTLLPNVTEHKYGITHTDLSELISESSLTIFRVTSHDYGEYECRASNKMGQSTDTIYLDVTSPPDKPTDLEVYNVTHDSVTLMWKRGFDGGLPTSYQIRWREALDYEDRYHYVDVSPGVYKTTITGLSLGTYYVFSVKAINEKGDSGFLPDIVKVQTLRPNNAENQPDVLLEKGDFTMNYIYTFAATSLIFFIINILVVVLWYIMRKRNKSRINKSQTADMYAPSTVNGDTMTGELSSVSDEKSDVNFDTNDYVDEGRKTAASTYLIDQTMQDFGKGNMEMQVHHQGTLGRRGNHIQPPMSMDSPPQRTTASGTLSGTSFCNVSKSSYIGNPSPAPPNDVNFYSVEIDNGRYMGYETNHSPIPVVSEPGSGSYYPSMSPTGHIMSSHVNSGTGTLTRSRTLPRPVPPPDVTVMTAGSKSPIPPSVPPPPTTFARSVPSNAHTHGHPLSTFTPTPAYSDIDGHLV encoded by the exons CACGTCCTCAAAAAGTGGAGATTAGTAATTATCCGAACAAGGACAAGATCGAAGTAAAGGTGGGTGAATCTCGTCGTGTAGAATGCGTGGTTCGATCAGCGAAACCTGCTGCAACCATCGTATGGTATCGTGGGAACGTGCAGATCAAAGGGGGTGACACTTCGATCACACCGATCTCCATAGAGGGTG ACAAAGAAGTGCAAAAAGTGGGTGAAAACAAGAAGGAATTGCTGAAATACGACACCCATGGTTCCATTACCATCATACCTACCGCGGATGACAACGACATGGATTACACCTGCGAGGCAAATCATCCTGCGATACCTATCGACATGCCTTTGAGGGCCACTATCAAGCTCTCCGTTTTCT ACCCACCTGGTATGCCGTACATCGAGGGATACACGGAAGGGGAGACGGTCAAACGCGGACAACAGTTAGAGTTAACTTGCCGTTCCCGTGGCGGAAATCCGCCTGCGCAAATCGTCTGGTACAGAAACGACGAGAAGGTGTCCACCAGGTCTCGTGACGAGAGAACGTTCTCGGAGAACGTGTTGTCCATCATCGCCAAAGCGGAGGACAATAAAGCTCGGTACAGGTGTGAAGTGTCGAACATCATGAGCGTCGAACCCATGAAGGTGCACGTAGATTTAACCGTCTTAT TTGCCCCGTCCGGAGTGATCATCACAGGTCCGACCGAAGCAAAAGCAGACGAGCAGGTGGTGATCACTTGCGCGACAGAGAACTCGAATCCAGCGGCGGATATAAAATGGACCGTGGACGGTCACAATTTCGAAAGCAACGCTTCGAGAACGGAACCAGCCCCTCAAGGGGGATGGATCACAACGTCCAACGTAACGTTCAACATAAGCCGCACCAGTCGCAGTATTGTGGTGATATGCGCCGCCTCGAACGTCAAGCTGACGGAGAACGTCGTCAGAACGCACACCATAACCGTGATTT ATCCACCATCGAAATTGACCATCACTGGATACGAGGAAGGGACGACTATCGATGCTGGTACTGTGCTGAGGTTGATGTGTACAGCCGTGTCTGGCAATCCACTTGCTACCTTGAGTTGGTACAAGAATGATAAAAAG GTACCAGGAACCACCAGGACCCGAGACCATGCGGTTTCCAGCGAGCTGACGATACTCGTAAACGCTTCCGACAATAACGCTCGCATAAGATGCGAGGCAGCAAACTCGGCCACCCAAATTCCTCTGCGCAAAGTCCTCGTTCTAAAAGTGAACT TTCCACCAGAAAAAGTGAAGATCACTCGTGAGCCACAGAATCTACACGCGGGCCAAGAGGGTCGTATTATTTGCGAATCGAGCAGCAGTAATCCAGCGGCAGAGATGTCATGGTGGAAGGGTGGCATCCCCGTACAGGGAACCAAAAACGGCACTAAACCCGGCTTACACGGTGGATTTCTGTCGTTCGTCGAACTAGCGTTGGATGTGACGGAAGAAATGAACGGGGAAGTGTACACGTGTCAGGCGAGAAACAATCAAATGGAGAGGTCAATTCACGACGCCACCACCCTCGACGTGTTGT ACAAGCCGATATTCTTCCCGATAGTACCTTACGAATTAATTGGAATGGAAGGTGAACCATTCGTGATCTCTGTCTCCGCTATGGGAAATCCTAATGATATTAAGTACACGTGGACCAGAGATGGTTTACCATTGGTCAGCAACAATAGAAGGATATCCGTTCGTGGTTCTACGTTAAACATTACCAAACTGGACCGCCATGATGCTGGAACTTATATCTGTGAAGCGATTAACGAGGAGGGAACGACGTTTTATCAACTGAATTTAACTGTTCAAT ACGCGGCGAAAATTAAACGTACCTCGGCTTCGGGGATAGTATATCCTCCAGGAATCGAGGCGAAATTGTTCTGCGAAGTGGACGGTAGCCCCATAGGAGACGAGTACGTCACATGGCAGAAAGTTGGTTCGAACTCGGAGCTCTCCGGGCGATATTCCACCTCTTTTATCAACAAAACTTCCTATCTACACATCGAAAACCCTGATCAAGAAGACGTCGGAGAATATCAGTGCAAAGTTAACAATGGGATCGGTAACATTACCTCCGAGCCAATTCTATTCGTAACCAATT ttAAACCGCAAATGATGAATACACCGTTAACCAGGAGAGCAGCTGCTAACAAGGGTATAAACGTGCAACTATTTTGCAAAGCACGCGGTTCACCTTTGCCTCGATTTACTTGGACCTTCGATGGGAAAACTTTGTTACCAAACGTCACCGAGCACAAATATGGCATTACGCATACCGAT CTGAGCGAATTAATTTCTGAATCGTCATTGACCATTTTCCGTGTGACGTCGCACGATTACGGCGAATACGAGTGTCGTGCATCGAATAAAATGGGCCAATCGACTGATACCATATATTTGGACGTGACGTCGCCACCGGACAAACCGACCGATCTCGAGGTTTATAATGTCACTCACGATTCCGTCACTCTAATGTGGAAAAGAGGATTCGACGGAGGCTTACCGACATCTTATCAAATACGATGGAGAGAAGCCCTCGACTACGAGGATCGGTATCACTACGTGGATGTGTCACCGGGAGTATATAAAACCACGATAACAGGGCTGTCACTAGGGACTTACTATGTGTTCAGTGTGAAAGCCATTAACGAGAAAGGAGACAGTGGTTTCCTACCCGACATTGTCAAAGTCCAAACGTTAC GACCGAATAACGCTGAGAACCAGCCGGACGTTCTCTTGGAAAAGGGGGATTTTACAATGAATTATATCTATACGTTTGCAGCAACATCCCTCAtcttttttatcattaatatCTTGGTCGTCGTGTTGTGGTACATTATGAGAAAACGAAATAAATCTA GAATAAACAAATCGCAGACAGCGGATATGTACGCACCGTCGACCGTCAATGGAGACACCATGACCGGTGAATTAAGTTCAGTTTCGGATGAGAAGAGCGACGTTAACTTCGACACTAATGATTACGTG GACGAGGGTAGGAAGACAGCAGCCAGCACGTATTTAATTGATCAAACTATGCAAGATTTTGGGAAGGGGAACATGGAAATGCAGGTACATCATCAAGGAACCCTTGGTCGTCGTGGCAACCACATTCAACCACCTATGAGCATGGATTCACCGCCCCAACGAACTACCGCCAGTGGAACGCTTTCCGGTACATCTTTTTGTAACG TTTCGAAATCAAGTTACATCGGAAACCCCAGTCCAGCCCCGCCGAACGACGTGAACTTCTACAGCGTGGAAATCGACAACGGGCGCTACATGGGGTACGAGACGAATCACAGCCCGATACCGGTGGTCAGCGAACCAGGTTCAGGCAGCTACTATCCATCCATGAGTCCCACGGGACACATCATGTCGAGTCACGTGAACAGCGGAACGGGAACACTGACGCGTAGCAGAACCCTGCCACGTCCAGTACCGCCGCCGGATGTGACAGTGATGACCGCCGGTTCGAAGTCGCCGATACCTCCGTCGGTACCACCGCCGCCAACCACCTTCGCACGTTCTGTACCCAGCAACGCGCATACCCATGGTCATCCATTGTCAACCTTCACCCCCACGCCAGCTTATTCCGATATCGACGGCCATCTTGTCTGA